In Maridesulfovibrio sp., a single genomic region encodes these proteins:
- the moaC gene encoding cyclic pyranopterin monophosphate synthase MoaC, with protein sequence MSEFSHIDADGNAVMVDVSGKMDTVRKAIARGKVILNEKTFSMLQKQALPKGDAFAAAKLAGIMGAKETHRLIPLCHPLALSYVDVRFAVDEKNLTIEVEAEARTTGKTGVEMEALIAVQIAAATIYDMCKAVQKDVIISDCRLVYKEGGKSGVFRAE encoded by the coding sequence ATGAGTGAGTTCTCCCACATTGATGCCGACGGCAATGCCGTTATGGTTGATGTGTCCGGCAAGATGGATACAGTCCGTAAGGCTATTGCAAGAGGCAAGGTCATTCTCAATGAGAAGACGTTTTCAATGCTGCAGAAGCAGGCTCTGCCCAAAGGTGATGCTTTTGCCGCAGCCAAGCTTGCAGGTATCATGGGAGCAAAGGAAACTCATCGCCTCATTCCTTTGTGTCATCCACTGGCACTGAGTTATGTCGACGTGCGTTTTGCTGTTGACGAAAAGAACCTGACCATTGAAGTCGAGGCCGAGGCCCGTACCACCGGCAAGACCGGGGTGGAAATGGAAGCGCTGATTGCGGTTCAGATCGCAGCAGCAACCATTTATGATATGTGCAAGGCTGTTCAGAAGGATGTGATTATTTCCGACTGCAGGCTTGTGTACAAGGAAGGCGGTAAATCCGGAGTCTTCCGGGCCGAGTAG
- the dnaJ gene encoding molecular chaperone DnaJ, whose amino-acid sequence MSKRCYYEVLEVSRDAQEGEIKRAYRKKAFEFHPDRNPGDEEAESKFKEAAEAYEVLRDPEKRSRYDRFGHEGMNGGGFGGFQSSEDIFGAFGDIFGDIFGFGSARSANRMQAGSDLRYNLTVSFRDAAKGAEVELDIPVTDTCDACGGSGAAPGSTPETCSRCGGRGSIEQTQGFFRISVPCPTCNGKGRVNTDPCRECRGSGYVRKQKNLNVRIPAGVDNGSRLRLRGEGEAGINGGPHGDLYVVITVEPDKVFRRQGQDLILSTEITFVQAALGHKIEIPTLDEPVEMDIPKGTQSGEVFQLRGLGMPYLGSNHKGDLLVEVKVTTPTGLSSRQEELLREFEALDEEKPIKKVKKFFKKAKDKVMGE is encoded by the coding sequence ATGTCAAAACGTTGTTATTACGAAGTATTAGAAGTTTCAAGAGACGCTCAGGAAGGGGAAATCAAAAGAGCCTACCGCAAGAAGGCTTTTGAATTCCATCCCGACCGCAACCCCGGTGACGAAGAAGCGGAATCCAAATTCAAGGAAGCTGCGGAAGCATATGAAGTTCTGCGCGACCCTGAAAAAAGGAGCCGGTACGACAGGTTCGGCCATGAGGGTATGAACGGCGGCGGTTTCGGCGGTTTTCAGTCCTCAGAGGATATTTTCGGTGCTTTCGGGGATATTTTCGGGGATATTTTCGGTTTCGGCTCTGCCCGCAGTGCCAACCGCATGCAGGCCGGTTCCGACCTTCGATACAACCTGACCGTTTCTTTCCGTGATGCGGCCAAGGGAGCCGAAGTTGAGCTCGACATCCCGGTGACAGATACATGCGACGCATGCGGAGGAAGCGGGGCTGCTCCCGGCTCAACTCCGGAAACCTGTTCCCGTTGCGGAGGCCGGGGGTCAATCGAGCAGACTCAGGGATTTTTTCGTATTTCCGTTCCCTGTCCGACCTGTAACGGCAAGGGAAGGGTCAATACCGATCCGTGTCGTGAATGTCGCGGTTCCGGATATGTACGCAAGCAGAAGAATCTCAATGTCCGCATACCCGCCGGAGTGGACAACGGTTCCAGACTGAGGTTGCGCGGAGAAGGTGAAGCCGGGATCAACGGCGGACCTCACGGCGATCTGTATGTCGTGATTACTGTCGAGCCGGACAAGGTCTTCAGGCGGCAGGGTCAGGATCTTATCCTTTCCACCGAAATAACTTTCGTACAGGCCGCTCTGGGACATAAAATCGAAATTCCCACGCTTGATGAGCCTGTGGAAATGGATATCCCCAAAGGCACACAGTCCGGAGAGGTCTTTCAGCTCCGGGGGCTGGGCATGCCGTACCTTGGCAGCAATCACAAGGGAGATCTCCTTGTTGAAGTCAAGGTTACGACACCGACAGGTCTGAGCAGCAGGCAGGAAGAGCTTCTCCGCGAATTCGAGGCCCTTGATGAGGAGAAGCCGATCAAAAAGGTGAAAAAGTTTTTCAAGAAAGCCAAAGACAAGGTCATGGGTGAGTAA
- the rpoZ gene encoding DNA-directed RNA polymerase subunit omega, with protein MARITVEDCLAEVGNRFLIVQMAIKRVKQYREGYSPLIESKNKEIVTALREVAAGKVLPEDYHTATGKKPGAE; from the coding sequence ATGGCAAGAATCACGGTTGAAGATTGTCTGGCTGAAGTAGGTAACAGATTCCTTATCGTCCAGATGGCCATTAAAAGAGTGAAGCAGTACCGCGAAGGATACAGCCCGCTTATTGAATCCAAAAACAAAGAAATCGTAACCGCTCTCAGGGAAGTTGCCGCAGGCAAGGTTCTCCCGGAGGATTACCACACGGCTACCGGTAAAAAGCCCGGCGCTGAATAA